In a single window of the Terrirubrum flagellatum genome:
- a CDS encoding GntG family PLP-dependent aldolase: MRRAIAEAPVGDDQYGEDPSVSALEARLSEMAGKEAGLFVPSGTMANQIALRVLARPGDELITGGEAHVLWHEAGAAAAIGSVQVTPIGTSGLFTAEQFIAACKPRDHIVFAPTGLVVIENTHNRGGGVVFPQEEAVAICAAAQQRGIPAYLDGARLFNAALASRTSVATLAAPFRMASVSLSKGLGCPVGSVLLGSKADIAAARRVRRIYGGAMRQSGMMAAAGLYALDHHIERLAEDHDNAALFADILAAAPGIKLDRRTIQTNIVIFTTTRGPAAPIVEQAREKGVLLSLFGSHMIRATTHLDVSRSECERAAQIVRDILATA, encoded by the coding sequence ATGCGTAGGGCGATCGCCGAAGCTCCGGTCGGCGACGACCAGTATGGCGAAGACCCGTCTGTGAGCGCGCTCGAGGCGCGACTGTCCGAAATGGCGGGAAAGGAAGCGGGGCTTTTCGTTCCCAGCGGCACCATGGCCAACCAGATCGCGTTGCGCGTGCTTGCGCGTCCCGGAGACGAATTGATCACCGGCGGCGAAGCGCATGTGCTGTGGCATGAAGCCGGCGCCGCAGCCGCCATTGGCAGCGTTCAGGTCACGCCGATCGGAACGAGCGGCCTCTTCACGGCAGAGCAATTTATTGCCGCCTGCAAGCCGCGCGATCACATCGTCTTTGCGCCAACGGGCCTGGTGGTCATCGAAAACACGCACAACCGCGGCGGCGGCGTGGTCTTCCCACAGGAAGAGGCCGTTGCGATCTGCGCAGCCGCCCAGCAGCGCGGCATCCCGGCCTATCTCGATGGCGCCAGGCTTTTCAATGCGGCGCTCGCGTCGCGCACAAGCGTCGCAACGCTTGCCGCGCCGTTCCGCATGGCGTCCGTCTCACTGTCCAAGGGCTTGGGCTGTCCTGTCGGAAGCGTTCTGCTTGGGTCCAAGGCGGATATCGCCGCCGCGCGGCGCGTCCGCCGCATTTATGGCGGCGCGATGCGGCAGTCGGGAATGATGGCCGCCGCCGGTCTCTACGCTCTCGATCATCACATCGAGCGCCTTGCGGAGGATCACGACAACGCCGCGCTCTTTGCTGACATTCTCGCGGCCGCGCCGGGCATCAAGCTCGATCGAAGGACCATACAGACCAATATCGTGATCTTCACAACGACGCGCGGCCCGGCCGCGCCGATCGTCGAACAAGCCAGGGAAAAAGGCGTCCTTCTCTCGCTGTTCGGATCGCACATGATCCGGGCGACCACGCATCTCGACGTCAGCCGCTCAGAGTGCGAACGCGCCGCTCAGATCGTTCGCGACATCCTTGCGACGGCATGA
- a CDS encoding SRPBCC family protein, protein MTGLSHIATCHVQAPADVAFAYLSDPIKLGRWSLGCFDTGPSGEPGVYTGLSLFDGGRGWYRIDANAATRSIDFHVGAPPNLTHRISARVMAGAPLGYSKDACLVTLMAWRPANMDDDRWNRLCASHDAEIWLIKAQIETEYQAVSTNPSR, encoded by the coding sequence ATGACGGGACTGTCCCACATCGCCACCTGCCATGTGCAGGCGCCGGCCGATGTCGCGTTTGCCTATCTCTCGGACCCGATCAAGCTGGGCCGCTGGTCGCTCGGCTGCTTCGACACTGGCCCATCCGGCGAGCCCGGCGTCTACACCGGCCTGTCGCTCTTCGACGGTGGCCGCGGCTGGTATCGGATCGACGCCAATGCCGCCACGCGCTCGATCGACTTTCATGTCGGCGCCCCGCCCAACTTGACGCATCGCATCTCGGCCCGCGTGATGGCGGGCGCGCCTCTCGGCTACTCCAAAGACGCCTGTCTTGTAACGCTCATGGCGTGGCGGCCCGCCAATATGGACGATGATCGATGGAATCGTCTCTGCGCCTCTCACGACGCCGAGATCTGGCTGATCAAGGCGCAGATCGAAACTGAATATCAGGCCGTTTCGACCAATCCTTCGCGATGA
- a CDS encoding ABC transporter ATP-binding protein has product MARRFGELRAVDGVSFSVSAGSIVGLIGPNGAGKSTLFNLIAGAMKPDAGEVRFEGRRLDGQSPNQIFRAGLARTFQIPRPFPEMTVLENVMLAPIDQRGERFWNNWLAPGAVRAEERRACARAMDVLGFTGLGEKSSELAGRLSGGQQKLLELARILMTEPRLILLDEPAAGVNPALLDTLIDKIVALNKRGVSFLVIEHNMDMVMNLCSPIVVLAQGKIIFEGDAAGVRGDARVLDAYLGDVAA; this is encoded by the coding sequence TTGGCGCGCCGTTTCGGCGAGTTGCGCGCTGTCGATGGCGTGTCTTTTTCCGTCAGCGCCGGCTCGATCGTTGGCCTGATTGGCCCGAACGGCGCTGGCAAAAGCACCTTGTTCAATCTGATCGCCGGCGCAATGAAGCCGGACGCCGGCGAAGTGCGCTTCGAAGGTCGGCGGCTCGACGGCCAAAGCCCGAACCAGATTTTCCGCGCCGGGCTTGCGCGCACGTTCCAGATCCCGCGACCTTTCCCCGAGATGACGGTGCTTGAGAATGTCATGCTCGCGCCGATCGACCAGCGCGGCGAACGCTTCTGGAACAACTGGCTCGCGCCAGGGGCGGTTCGCGCCGAGGAGCGGCGGGCGTGCGCACGCGCGATGGATGTTCTCGGCTTCACGGGCCTCGGCGAGAAAAGCAGCGAACTCGCCGGGCGATTATCCGGCGGCCAGCAGAAGCTGCTGGAGCTTGCGCGCATCCTGATGACGGAGCCGCGCCTGATCCTGCTCGATGAGCCGGCGGCTGGCGTCAATCCGGCGCTGCTCGACACGCTCATCGACAAGATCGTCGCGCTCAACAAGCGGGGCGTGAGCTTTCTCGTGATCGAGCACAACATGGACATGGTGATGAATCTCTGCAGCCCGATTGTCGTGCTGGCGCAGGGCAAGATCATTTTTGAGGGCGACGCGGCTGGCGTGCGCGGGGACGCGCGCGTGCTCGACGCCTATCTCGGCGATGTCGCCGCATGA
- a CDS encoding ABC transporter ATP-binding protein yields the protein MTERVLVARHVIAGYVRGLPIVHDVSVDVARGEIVTIIGPNGAGKSTFLKAIAGLVRFEGGSVIYDGANVSGLPAHDMVKVGIGFVPQTGNIFTNLTIHENLVLGGHSLSARELKQRLERTYELNSFLAERRSSAGRVLSGGQRQMLAVARALMTDPKLIMLDEPTAGLAPKIVGEVFADLRKLAEAGVAVLMVEQNAKAALRVSDRGYVLAEGRNRVSGRASDLLDDEAVREAFLGGRRPAA from the coding sequence ATGACCGAGCGGGTTCTGGTCGCGCGTCATGTGATAGCGGGCTACGTCCGGGGCCTGCCGATCGTTCATGATGTGTCCGTTGACGTCGCGCGAGGAGAGATCGTCACGATCATTGGCCCGAATGGCGCGGGCAAGTCGACATTCCTCAAAGCAATCGCGGGCCTCGTGCGGTTCGAGGGCGGCAGCGTGATCTATGATGGGGCCAACGTCTCGGGCCTGCCGGCGCATGACATGGTGAAAGTCGGCATCGGCTTCGTTCCGCAAACCGGCAACATTTTCACCAATCTCACCATTCACGAAAACCTCGTGCTCGGCGGCCACAGCCTGAGCGCGCGCGAACTCAAGCAGCGGCTTGAGCGAACCTATGAGTTGAACTCGTTTCTTGCGGAGAGGCGATCTTCGGCAGGACGCGTGCTGTCGGGCGGCCAGCGGCAGATGCTGGCCGTGGCGCGCGCGCTGATGACGGATCCCAAGCTGATCATGCTGGACGAACCAACGGCCGGCCTCGCGCCAAAGATCGTCGGCGAGGTGTTCGCGGATCTGCGCAAGCTCGCCGAGGCCGGCGTTGCGGTGCTGATGGTGGAACAGAACGCCAAGGCTGCGTTACGCGTCTCCGATCGCGGCTATGTTCTGGCGGAAGGCCGCAATCGCGTCAGCGGCCGGGCGAGCGATCTCCTGGATGATGAGGCCGTTCGCGAAGCGTTTCTCGGCGGCCGGAGACCGGCTGCATGA
- a CDS encoding branched-chain amino acid ABC transporter permease, with amino-acid sequence MIGQAIADGFLTGAIIALGAIGVSLSLQILRFANFSHAELLTWGAYLALTFVAFAGAGVSIGPLSFGWPLLAAVAAAGMGTAVVALAVDLLVFAQLRARGAHPLTLVFAGFGAALILRNLVLLIWGPEAHYYTSELQIAIEVMPDVRMLPDQIFVLALAFAVVLALHLFLRYNRLGMAMRAMAESPALARVCGVEIGKVIRWTWIISGALAAAAGVFSGLTVQLRPEMGFNLLLSLFTAAILGGGGSLVGAVIGGLAVGLAENLSVLVIPAGYKAAVPFLLLLLVLFFRPQGLFGSMERA; translated from the coding sequence ATGATCGGGCAGGCGATCGCGGACGGATTTCTCACCGGCGCCATCATTGCGCTCGGAGCGATCGGCGTTTCGCTCAGCCTGCAGATTCTGCGGTTCGCTAATTTCTCGCATGCAGAGCTGTTGACCTGGGGCGCCTATCTCGCGCTGACCTTTGTCGCGTTCGCCGGAGCCGGAGTTTCGATCGGCCCGCTGTCATTCGGATGGCCGCTGCTCGCCGCCGTCGCAGCCGCCGGGATGGGCACTGCTGTCGTTGCTCTTGCCGTCGATCTTCTGGTTTTCGCGCAGCTTAGGGCGCGCGGGGCGCATCCCCTCACGCTCGTCTTCGCCGGATTCGGCGCTGCGCTGATCCTGCGCAATCTCGTGCTGCTGATCTGGGGGCCGGAAGCGCATTACTACACGAGCGAATTGCAGATCGCGATCGAGGTGATGCCCGATGTTCGCATGCTGCCCGACCAGATCTTCGTGCTCGCGCTTGCTTTCGCCGTTGTTCTCGCGCTCCATCTCTTCCTTCGCTACAACAGACTTGGCATGGCGATGCGGGCGATGGCGGAAAGTCCGGCGCTCGCGCGGGTCTGTGGCGTCGAGATCGGCAAGGTGATCCGCTGGACCTGGATCATCAGCGGCGCGCTGGCTGCGGCGGCCGGAGTCTTTTCAGGGCTCACGGTGCAACTGCGCCCCGAGATGGGGTTCAATCTGCTGCTCTCCTTGTTCACCGCTGCGATCCTCGGCGGCGGCGGAAGCCTCGTCGGGGCGGTGATCGGCGGGCTTGCGGTCGGGCTTGCCGAGAATCTGTCGGTGCTGGTCATCCCGGCGGGATACAAGGCGGCGGTGCCGTTTCTTCTTCTGCTGCTGGTGCTATTCTTCCGGCCGCAGGGGCTCTTCGGCTCGATGGAGCGAGCATGA
- a CDS encoding branched-chain amino acid ABC transporter permease, producing the protein MSAFAGQLSYFIFFATVTLIFAMATLGLNLQWGSTGLFNAGVVGFYAIGGYAFAILSAPPRPELLANFGLPWIVGLLGAMAASALAAAIIGLLTIRLRGDYLAITTFGVAVSIQLVTLNWEALTGGSLGMTAIPRPIAGFFDSSLDANIFYFVLMLGATAAIYLALESIVRSPWGRVLKAIREDETAAIALGKDARLFRLQAFILGSTIIGAAGALYASFIGFLSPFDFTPILTFQIWTMLIVGGSGNNRGALIGAVVVWGLWTASGALISKYVPAAYQTQGGAVQSILIGLVLVCTLLFRPRGLIGEEPVVSRHAT; encoded by the coding sequence ATGAGCGCGTTCGCTGGCCAACTCTCCTATTTCATCTTCTTCGCGACGGTTACGCTCATTTTCGCGATGGCGACGCTTGGCCTCAATCTGCAATGGGGATCGACGGGCCTCTTCAACGCTGGCGTCGTCGGCTTCTATGCGATTGGCGGCTACGCTTTCGCGATCCTGTCTGCGCCGCCGAGGCCGGAGCTGCTGGCGAATTTCGGGCTGCCATGGATTGTCGGACTTCTCGGCGCGATGGCGGCTTCTGCGCTCGCGGCGGCGATCATCGGCCTGCTCACCATCCGCTTGCGTGGCGATTATCTCGCCATCACCACGTTCGGCGTCGCCGTGTCGATCCAGCTCGTGACGTTGAACTGGGAGGCGCTCACCGGCGGCAGCCTCGGCATGACGGCGATTCCGCGCCCCATTGCCGGCTTCTTCGACTCTTCGCTCGACGCCAACATCTTCTATTTCGTGCTGATGCTTGGCGCGACGGCGGCGATCTATCTCGCCCTTGAAAGCATCGTACGCTCCCCATGGGGCCGCGTGCTGAAGGCGATCCGCGAAGACGAGACGGCCGCAATCGCGCTCGGCAAGGATGCGCGCCTCTTTCGCCTTCAAGCTTTCATCCTGGGTTCGACGATCATCGGGGCCGCCGGCGCGCTTTACGCAAGCTTCATCGGCTTTCTCAGCCCGTTCGATTTCACGCCGATCCTGACCTTCCAGATCTGGACGATGTTGATCGTTGGCGGCAGCGGCAACAATCGCGGCGCCCTCATCGGCGCCGTCGTCGTCTGGGGACTCTGGACCGCGAGCGGGGCGCTGATCTCGAAATATGTGCCGGCCGCCTACCAGACGCAGGGCGGCGCCGTGCAGTCCATTCTGATCGGCCTCGTGCTGGTTTGCACGCTGCTCTTTCGACCGCGCGGCCTGATCGGCGAGGAGCCGGTCGTCTCGCGGCACGCGACATGA
- a CDS encoding ABC transporter substrate-binding protein: MRYFLGLSAGAMLGFAAMQSPVMAQGASCPVKLGGILPLTGSMGPVGKRIADSAQLAIEHINQGGGVKDCQVQFTLRDDQGQPTVGVDAAKYLIDVERASAITGTVSSGVTLPILVSVAAPAKIPLISCCSTAATFTTLAQEGKTGGFYFRTLPTVKTQAYASAVVAAERGFKRIAIVYINTDFGTGMVKDFTKAMEKLGGKVVKTVAYNENQPSYRAEVNVALAEKPDAVFFVAFPQDGATMTREWISLGGTQNMILNNSLRSPEYVKSVGAKFLQNAFGMDNASVAGPTVDAFKQSFQAKYNQSADGPGIYNQYDAVMVLGLAMNIAPTLTGEAIRDSIRKVHTPGGTIVGTGPEEFKKAIALIKEGKPIKYVGATGPLEFDANGDVSGAALIWTVKGDNLAVDRTLTIDDMNALMKKVDG, translated from the coding sequence ATGAGATATTTTCTCGGATTGAGCGCAGGCGCGATGCTCGGATTCGCGGCCATGCAGTCGCCTGTGATGGCGCAGGGCGCGAGCTGTCCTGTGAAGCTTGGCGGCATCCTGCCGCTGACCGGTTCGATGGGGCCCGTCGGCAAACGCATCGCGGACAGCGCGCAGTTGGCGATCGAACACATCAATCAGGGCGGCGGCGTGAAGGATTGCCAGGTGCAATTCACGCTGCGCGATGATCAGGGGCAGCCCACTGTCGGCGTCGACGCCGCGAAATATCTGATCGATGTCGAACGCGCCTCCGCCATCACCGGCACCGTGTCGAGCGGCGTGACGCTGCCGATCCTCGTTTCCGTTGCAGCGCCGGCGAAAATCCCGCTGATCAGTTGCTGCTCGACGGCGGCGACCTTCACGACGCTGGCGCAAGAGGGCAAGACAGGAGGGTTCTACTTCCGCACGCTGCCAACGGTGAAGACGCAAGCCTACGCGTCGGCGGTCGTTGCGGCTGAGCGCGGCTTCAAGCGAATCGCCATCGTCTACATCAACACCGATTTCGGCACCGGCATGGTGAAGGATTTCACCAAAGCGATGGAGAAGCTTGGCGGCAAAGTGGTCAAGACCGTCGCCTATAACGAAAACCAGCCATCCTATCGCGCGGAGGTGAATGTGGCGCTGGCCGAGAAGCCGGACGCTGTGTTCTTCGTCGCCTTTCCGCAGGACGGCGCGACGATGACGCGCGAATGGATATCGCTCGGCGGCACGCAGAACATGATCCTCAACAATTCGCTGCGCAGCCCTGAATATGTGAAGTCGGTCGGCGCGAAGTTCCTGCAGAACGCCTTCGGCATGGACAATGCGTCGGTCGCTGGGCCGACTGTCGACGCTTTCAAGCAATCCTTCCAGGCGAAATATAACCAGTCGGCGGACGGACCGGGCATCTACAATCAGTACGACGCGGTGATGGTGCTTGGGCTCGCGATGAACATCGCGCCGACTCTCACCGGTGAAGCGATCCGCGATTCGATTCGCAAGGTCCACACGCCAGGCGGAACGATCGTCGGAACGGGTCCGGAGGAGTTCAAGAAAGCTATCGCGCTGATTAAGGAGGGGAAGCCGATCAAATATGTCGGGGCCACGGGCCCGCTCGAATTTGACGCCAATGGCGATGTCAGCGGCGCGGCTCTCATCTGGACCGTGAAGGGCGATAATCTCGCCGTCGACCGCACGCTGACGATCGACGATATGAACGCGCTGATGAAGAAGGTCGACGGCTAA
- a CDS encoding alpha/beta hydrolase — MSDPRSAAARASEQRALDAQFTLDTIANLEDVFARRALAARSADGRYNIVRNIPYGDAPDQTLDFYPAARADAPVLVFIHGGFWSSMRAADFSFLADGFVPFGASLAILDYPLIPAVRMADIVESCRRAVAWIAREGRRHGMNPERIFVAGNSAGGHLVAELADRRWMKAEGLPLDIVKGGCAISGLFDLAPVAASFRNQLLQFAPEEVARFSPLWRPIDVGAPMIIAVGGRETEEFLRQSSEYANACRARVSVEYLIVEGTDHITVVLDAFANSGAELNRAMRRQMGLAV; from the coding sequence ATGAGCGATCCACGCTCCGCCGCGGCGCGCGCATCAGAGCAACGCGCGCTCGATGCGCAATTCACTCTCGATACGATCGCCAACCTTGAAGATGTGTTCGCGCGGCGCGCGCTCGCTGCGCGTTCCGCGGACGGGCGCTACAACATCGTCCGCAATATTCCATACGGCGATGCGCCGGATCAGACGCTCGATTTCTATCCGGCCGCGCGGGCCGACGCGCCAGTGCTTGTCTTCATCCATGGCGGCTTCTGGAGTTCGATGCGCGCCGCCGATTTCAGCTTTCTCGCCGATGGTTTTGTTCCCTTTGGCGCGTCGTTAGCAATCCTAGATTATCCCCTGATTCCAGCCGTGCGTATGGCCGATATTGTCGAGTCCTGTCGGCGCGCGGTCGCCTGGATCGCGCGCGAAGGGCGACGGCATGGAATGAATCCTGAGAGAATTTTCGTCGCCGGCAATTCCGCCGGCGGGCATCTCGTCGCCGAGCTTGCGGACCGGCGATGGATGAAGGCGGAGGGCCTGCCGCTTGATATCGTCAAGGGCGGTTGCGCGATCAGCGGCCTGTTCGATCTGGCGCCCGTCGCTGCGTCGTTCCGCAACCAATTGCTGCAATTCGCGCCCGAAGAGGTCGCGCGCTTCAGTCCACTATGGCGGCCGATCGACGTCGGCGCGCCGATGATCATCGCGGTGGGTGGACGCGAGACCGAAGAATTCCTGCGCCAGTCCAGCGAATATGCAAACGCATGTCGTGCGCGTGTTTCCGTCGAATATCTCATCGTCGAGGGGACAGACCATATCACCGTGGTGCTCGACGCATTTGCGAACTCAGGCGCTGAACTCAATCGCGCGATGCGACGGCAGATGGGCTTGGCCGTCTGA
- a CDS encoding FAD-binding oxidoreductase, producing the protein MSADARESRNTLWQATANARVAGATLERDMAVDVAIVGAGFTGVTAALHLARRGARVAVFEAEQLGAGASGLNAGFVVPNFAKADPAAVIARLGEERGRRLLDCVAQGADRVFETARSLGIACDAAQTGWLQPAHHPAMAETLRKRAATWASYSRPVSFLTAEETALQTGMNRYHGALLDRSGGTIHPLNYLYGLAEGAIAAGAVIFENANIDSIKQNGAIWLLRSGGRRVTADKVLLCTNAGLQGPAKKLGSNTVPLRVYQIVTEPMSPDVVRRIAPDRRPVGDTRSNLFTYRLDRDDRLITGGMAIVPIAAHRRIARIIARRLAKELALPQTPRIDFIWSGTAAMTPDFLPHLYEFGPDFIGGVGCNGRGVAMTTMLGEVLAAAAMGARLEGLPIPLAPSGGLPFHFLAGVAPSFAVAHARWADWRAGAS; encoded by the coding sequence ATGAGCGCTGATGCGCGCGAGAGTCGCAATACGCTGTGGCAGGCGACCGCCAATGCGCGCGTCGCCGGTGCGACGCTCGAGCGCGACATGGCCGTCGATGTCGCGATTGTCGGAGCCGGCTTCACAGGCGTGACGGCGGCGCTGCATCTCGCGCGACGCGGCGCGCGAGTTGCGGTTTTCGAAGCGGAACAATTGGGCGCCGGCGCGAGTGGGCTCAATGCCGGGTTTGTGGTCCCAAACTTTGCGAAGGCCGATCCCGCCGCGGTGATCGCCCGTCTCGGCGAGGAGCGCGGACGCAGACTCCTCGATTGCGTCGCGCAAGGCGCCGATCGCGTTTTCGAGACCGCGCGCTCGCTGGGGATCGCCTGTGACGCGGCGCAAACCGGATGGCTGCAGCCGGCGCATCATCCCGCAATGGCCGAAACCTTGCGCAAGCGCGCCGCGACATGGGCGAGCTACAGCCGGCCCGTATCCTTTCTCACGGCGGAAGAGACTGCCTTGCAGACCGGTATGAATCGTTATCATGGCGCGCTGCTCGATCGCTCGGGTGGGACAATCCATCCGCTCAACTATCTCTACGGTCTCGCCGAAGGCGCCATCGCAGCGGGCGCAGTGATCTTTGAGAACGCGAACATCGATTCGATCAAACAAAATGGCGCGATATGGCTGCTGCGGAGCGGCGGCCGTCGCGTGACCGCAGACAAGGTTCTGCTCTGCACCAATGCCGGCCTGCAAGGCCCGGCGAAAAAGCTTGGCTCAAACACCGTGCCGCTGCGAGTCTATCAGATCGTGACCGAGCCGATGTCACCGGACGTCGTTCGACGCATTGCGCCTGATCGGCGGCCGGTCGGCGATACGCGCTCCAATCTCTTCACCTACAGGCTCGATCGCGACGACAGGCTGATCACCGGCGGCATGGCGATCGTTCCGATCGCCGCACATCGGCGCATCGCACGCATAATCGCGCGCCGGCTCGCGAAAGAGCTTGCTCTGCCGCAGACGCCACGCATCGATTTTATCTGGAGCGGCACGGCGGCGATGACGCCCGATTTTCTGCCGCATCTCTACGAGTTCGGGCCCGACTTCATCGGCGGCGTCGGCTGCAACGGCCGCGGCGTCGCGATGACGACGATGCTGGGCGAAGTTCTCGCCGCCGCGGCGATGGGCGCGCGCCTCGAAGGTCTGCCGATTCCTCTGGCGCCTTCGGGCGGCCTGCCCTTTCATTTCCTTGCCGGTGTCGCGCCCTCGTTCGCCGTGGCGCATGCGCGCTGGGCCGACTGGCGCGCGGGCGCCAGTTGA
- a CDS encoding RidA family protein, with amino-acid sequence MARRAITTGSKFEILAGYSRAIVDGEWIFVSGTAGYDFSKDTISDDPAEQTRQSLRTIADALAKAGASLSDIVRVRVYVSDRAHVMPVSRILGETFSEPRPTNTTIVCGFAMPEMKVELEVTALKR; translated from the coding sequence ATGGCGCGGCGCGCAATCACGACAGGATCGAAATTCGAAATCCTTGCGGGCTATTCGCGCGCGATTGTCGATGGCGAATGGATTTTCGTCTCAGGCACCGCTGGCTACGATTTTTCGAAAGATACGATTTCGGACGATCCGGCGGAACAGACGCGACAATCACTGAGGACGATCGCGGACGCGCTCGCGAAGGCCGGCGCCAGCCTGAGCGACATCGTGCGGGTGCGCGTTTATGTGTCGGATCGCGCGCATGTGATGCCGGTGTCGCGCATTCTGGGCGAGACGTTCTCGGAGCCGCGCCCCACGAATACGACAATCGTGTGCGGCTTCGCCATGCCGGAAATGAAAGTCGAGCTGGAGGTCACAGCGCTGAAGCGCTAG
- a CDS encoding alpha/beta fold hydrolase: MTWEKKTGALELGDWKVERGGLIRDARLVWEQHGALNAARNNLILYPSSYTAQHSTMSWLIGPDGILDPTRWCILIVNMFSNGLSSGAAETPDYPALVTVADNVRAQHKLVTEAFGVEKLAAVYGFSMGGMQAYHWAALYPEQVARAIVVCGSARTADHNKVFLSALLRTLEAAPEHIGGGRFSSEPMATLAAFGHIYAGWGLSQDFYRAQLYRTALGAPDLESYLRRDWVERFTQRRAANLYAQALAWQHGDISNNGLYNGDLTAALRAIRAKVLLLPSETDLYFRVADNAAELPHLSHGAMNPIPSIWGHGAGNPIANPADAAFLRDQVRRWLES; the protein is encoded by the coding sequence ATGACCTGGGAGAAAAAAACCGGCGCTCTCGAACTCGGAGACTGGAAAGTCGAACGCGGCGGACTTATCCGCGATGCGCGTCTCGTCTGGGAGCAGCATGGCGCGCTGAACGCGGCGCGCAACAACCTCATTCTTTATCCCAGCAGCTATACGGCCCAGCACAGCACCATGTCGTGGCTCATCGGCCCGGACGGCATTCTGGACCCGACCCGCTGGTGCATTCTGATCGTCAACATGTTCTCGAACGGCCTTTCCTCGGGCGCGGCGGAAACGCCTGATTATCCCGCGCTCGTGACGGTCGCGGACAATGTGCGCGCGCAGCACAAGCTCGTTACGGAGGCGTTCGGAGTCGAAAAGCTAGCGGCCGTCTACGGCTTCTCCATGGGCGGCATGCAGGCTTATCACTGGGCCGCGCTCTATCCCGAACAGGTCGCGCGCGCGATCGTCGTCTGCGGGAGCGCGCGCACTGCGGATCACAACAAGGTGTTTCTGTCGGCACTGCTTCGCACCCTCGAAGCCGCGCCGGAGCATATCGGCGGCGGTCGCTTTTCGAGCGAACCGATGGCGACGCTGGCGGCCTTCGGCCATATCTATGCGGGCTGGGGCCTCAGCCAGGACTTCTATCGCGCGCAGCTTTATCGCACGGCGCTCGGAGCGCCTGATCTCGAGAGCTATCTCCGCAGGGATTGGGTCGAACGATTCACGCAGCGCCGCGCGGCGAATCTCTACGCCCAGGCGCTGGCCTGGCAGCACGGCGACATCAGCAACAACGGGCTCTACAATGGCGATCTGACCGCAGCGCTTCGCGCGATCCGCGCCAAGGTCCTGCTGTTGCCATCCGAGACCGATCTTTATTTTCGCGTCGCCGACAATGCGGCGGAACTCCCGCATCTCAGCCATGGTGCGATGAATCCGATCCCGAGCATCTGGGGCCATGGCGCAGGCAACCCGATCGCCAATCCCGCCGACGCCGCATTTCTCAGGGACCAGGTTCGACGCTGGCTGGAATCGTGA
- a CDS encoding GntR family transcriptional regulator: MAIGDPDKPRKAVLSLQTLAILERKIIRLELPPGMKLAEEDLCREYGVSRSPLREALRLLEASGLAVRSPRQGVRVAPMSLENLDHLFACRLPLEALAAESLIDNPQREEALTIIERALQKMRDRFSVGDSEGCFKANVALTCALHDGAANAVLRPLLALVDKPALRYRHLAYMTSDELMRASITLNGALVQAIRKQDRQRTARVTGDLVARAWKIVRKAVEQHFANAGPAKRRIRM; this comes from the coding sequence ATGGCGATTGGCGATCCTGACAAGCCGCGCAAGGCGGTGTTGTCGCTGCAGACCCTTGCGATCCTCGAACGGAAGATAATCCGGCTTGAGCTCCCGCCGGGCATGAAGCTGGCGGAGGAGGATCTGTGCCGCGAATATGGAGTCAGCAGATCTCCACTCCGCGAGGCCTTGCGACTGCTCGAGGCGAGCGGCCTCGCCGTGCGTTCGCCTCGGCAGGGCGTGCGCGTGGCGCCAATGTCATTAGAGAATCTCGATCATCTTTTCGCTTGCCGCCTGCCGCTCGAGGCGCTGGCCGCGGAATCGTTGATCGACAACCCGCAACGCGAAGAAGCGCTCACGATCATCGAACGAGCGCTGCAGAAAATGCGCGACCGTTTCTCCGTCGGCGATTCCGAGGGCTGCTTCAAGGCGAATGTCGCCTTGACCTGCGCGCTCCATGATGGCGCGGCCAACGCCGTGCTGCGTCCGCTGCTGGCGCTCGTGGACAAACCAGCGCTTCGATATCGACATCTCGCTTATATGACGTCCGATGAATTGATGAGAGCCTCAATCACCCTCAACGGCGCGCTCGTTCAGGCCATCCGCAAGCAGGATCGTCAACGCACTGCGCGCGTCACCGGCGATCTCGTCGCACGCGCATGGAAGATCGTGCGTAAGGCGGTCGAACAACATTTTGCAAATGCGGGTCCGGCCAAGCGACGGATTCGCATGTGA